One genomic segment of Centropristis striata isolate RG_2023a ecotype Rhode Island chromosome 11, C.striata_1.0, whole genome shotgun sequence includes these proteins:
- the LOC131981129 gene encoding uncharacterized protein KIAA0040 homolog: protein MDGRTDSIQDFFNQLWSFATDKHNQGVYNTVCLVVLLTLPLLVLLTTLVVCCHCCCCRHANSCCCCCKDTMATARSETKKKKNSAEDLWISVKGPMTPDRVALAMV from the coding sequence ATGGATGGGAGAACAGACAGCATCCAGGATTTTTTCAACCAACTTTGGAGCTTCGCTACAGACAAACACAACCAGGGGGTCTACAACACAGTGTGCCTGGTGGTCCTACTGACTCTCCCCCTGCTGGTTCTCCTCACCACACTGGTCGTGTgctgtcactgctgctgctgtcgccATGCCAacagttgctgctgctgctgcaaagacACCATGGCAACTGCAAGGTCagagacaaagaagaagaagaattcgGCTGAAGACTTGTGGATCTCTGTCAAGGGGCCGATGACGCCCGACAGGGTCGCCCTGGCCATGGTGTAG